A single window of Symphalangus syndactylus isolate Jambi chromosome 4, NHGRI_mSymSyn1-v2.1_pri, whole genome shotgun sequence DNA harbors:
- the TRIM75 gene encoding tripartite motif-containing protein 75, which produces MAVAAALTGLQAEAKCSICLDYLSDPVTIECGHNFCRSCIQQSWLDLQELFPCPVCRHRCQEGHFRSNTQLGRMIEIAKLLQSTKSNKRMQEETTLCEKHNQPLSVFCKEDLMVLCPLCTQPPDHQGHHVRPIEKAAIHYRKRFCSYIQTLKKQLADLQKLTSTQSKKPLELREMVEHQRQELSSEFEHLNQFLDREQQAVLSRLAEEEKDNQQKLSANITAFSNYSATLKSQLRKVVELSELSELELLSQIKIFYESENESSPSIFSIHLKRDGCSFPPQYSALQRIIKKFKVEIILDPETAHPNLIVSEDKKCVRFTKRKQKVPGFPKRFTVKPVVLGFPYFHSGRHCWEIEVGDKSEWAIGVCKDSLPTKARRPSSARQECWRIELQADGYHAPGAFPTPLLLEVKARAIGIFLDYEMGEISFYDMAEKSHICTFTDTFTGPLRPYFYVGPDSQPLRICTGTVCE; this is translated from the coding sequence ATGGCAGTGGCAGCAGCTCTGACCGGACTCCAAGCAGAAGCTAAGTGCTCCATCTGTCTGGATTACCTGAGTGACCCCGTCACCATCGAATGTGGGCACAACTTCTGTCGTTCCTGCATCCAACAGTCCTGGCTGGATCTACAGGAATTGTTCCCTTGCCCTGTCTGTCGTCACCGGTGTCAAGAGGGGCACTTCAGGAGCAACACCCAGCTGGGAAGGATGATTGAAATTGCCAAGCTACTCCAGAGCACCAAGAGCAATAAAAGGATGCAGGAAGAGACGACCTTATGCGAGAAACACAACCAGCCCCTGAGCGTTTTCTGCAAGGAGGACCTGATGGTGTTGTGTCCCCTGTGCACTCAGCCCCCTGACCACCAGGGCCACCACGTGAGGCCCATAGAGAAAGCTGCCATTCATTATAGGAAAAGATTCTGCAGTTACATCCAGACCCTGAAAAAGCAATTGGCAGACCTCCAAAAATTAACAAGCACTCAAAGCAAAAAACCCTTAGAGCTGAGAGAGATGGTGGAACACCAAAGGCAGGAATTATCCTCTGAATTTGAGCACCTCAACCAGTTTTTAGATCGTGAGCAACAGGCAGTTCTCTCCAGATTAGCTGAAGAAGAGAAGGACAATCAACAGAAACTCAGTGCAAACATAACAGCATTTTCAAACTACAGTGCCACACTCAAAAGCCAGTTAAGAAAGGTAGTAGAGCTCAGTGAGCTGTCTGAACTGGAATTGCTGtcacaaattaaaattttctacgAATCTGAAAATGAGAGTAGCCCATCGATCTTTTCAATTCATTTAAAGAGAGATGGCTGCAGTTTTCCTCCCCAATATTCTGCTCTGCAGagaattataaagaaatttaaagtagaaataattctAGACCCTGAAACAGCACACCCTAACCTGATTGTATCTGAGGATAAAAAATGTGTGAGatttacaaagagaaaacaaaaggttCCTGGTTTCCCAAAAAGATTTACGGTCAAGCCAGTTGTTCTGGGTTTTCCATATTTTCATTCTGGCAGGCACTGCTGGGAGATTGAAGTGGGGGATAAGTCGGAATGGGCTATTGGCGTTTGCAAAGACTCTCTTCCCACAAAGGCGAGGAGACCCTCATCAGCCCGGCAGGAATGTTGGAGAATTGAGCTGCAAGCTGATGGCTATCATGCACCAGGGGCTTTTCCAACCCCTCTGTTGTTAGAGGTGAAAGCCAGGGCCATTGGCATTTTCCTGGACTATGAGATGGGTGAGATCTCATTCTATGATATGGCTGAGAAATCTCACATCTGTACTTTCACTGACACTTTTACTGGGCCTCTTCGGCCTTATTTCTATGTAGGCCCAGATTCACAACCTCTCAGAATCTGTACAGGGACAGTTTGTGAATGA